The Nicotiana tabacum cultivar K326 chromosome 5, ASM71507v2, whole genome shotgun sequence sequence AGTTTTAAGAGTTAGTCTAGTTCAACTAGTGCTATCCCATTGAAACTGAAAAGAGCTTCAGCTTTAactgtggagttgtattttcgagTTTTTCTTGATTACTGAATTCTAGGGGTGTTTCTGCttgtgttttgattgatatttggttgcTATCAAATTGTTTTGGGGTCAGTTACTGGgtgtttgtgttgctgttggtatTACTGGGAATTTTAACAGGTTTCCTGAGTCGCTGCTGGTTATCTTTTGTTGCATTGCTGTTGCAACTGATttttgctactgctgctgctgaccttcctctcttcttcttccccatTGTATTCCTTCCAGGTACatatttgtacactcttggcttgaagcgaaatgaagtGTTGACCAGGCTTTGTttctgttgaattcctcctgtttagatttgtgctcGACTagagttttcctttctttgtctaaatatgtagttgactgattaatgagtcatagggttgcatatgtataatgtTTAGTCTTCTGTAATAAGACTGGTTCGTGTAAATGTACCTAACTGGACTGTATCTAGACCATATGAGCTACCGTTTTTCCAAGTTTTTTTTTGGAGTCAAATGAATTGAAGGTATCATCATATATGTTCAAAGCTAACGAAATGGTTACTTGAATAATGTTAGCCTAACGTCAATTTTCAAATACTGAGGTATTTTCGACAGTTGTAAAAAGAGTTCAAAAATGGCTTGGTATTACATTTGGTTCTTCTAATAACccattcatctaataatgttagttttaatcaaagaatagttagtttgttttgatattactgtGTGTTAATCTCGTGTTCaattcataatctcaactttagtattattaactaatagaaCAAGGAACGATACAATCTCCTTTTGAGCAAGCTCGGTTGCAATTTTccgtttgcatttgtcttaatctaataactaataagaggcacgagcttataaacatgtaactaattaggacttcttctcttttattttagagacgaacttaatagaaaaatgtagtcactttaggattgtccttttaaaataaacgagatgagcctcgcctagtaaaacgcatagattgcggggccctcacaaatgtatgtattaattacttagaactcgggatcggccgcttagcgaacttcacggcctttttcccaaaataaccacgcgttaatctctttaggcgcgtactttaaataacattaccttctcaaattcgggtgcacatttatgtgacccaaatccaaatcccaacggagtcgaaatgtgtcaacaaccacgggtacattgatgtgacgtggttcgagatacgtcttcacaacgttgcaattctctgttaaaataataatgataataataaaagcggtaaagagttaaaacttgcatataTGCTCATAATTGTTAAAGTCAGATAAATAAACCGAAtgtaatagttgagcgaccgtgctagaaccacagaactcgggaatgcctaacaccttctcctgggttaacagaattccttgttcggatttctggttcgcggactgtaatacagagttaatcttttcctcgattcgggattcaaccggtgacttgggacaccataaatatccctagtggcgactctgaattaaataataaatcccgtttcgattgtcctttaattagaaaaactccctttacgcccctttgcggggtgtaggtaaaaaggaggtgtgacacccattACCCTCCGGATGATAAGGGTgttgacgtaatccttttaatttgccaactttgaaagaattctgTGATTTATGCTCCAATAAATTGAGGACCTTTATCACATACGATTTCCTTTGGTacaccgaatcgacatatgatattccgccaaagaaaatctttgacttccttttttcgcacctgtttaaatgcttctgcctccacccatttagtaaaataatcagtgagtacaAGCAGaaattttacctgtccttttgcttttGGTAATGGAtccacgatatccattccccatttcataaatggccatggggaaatgaccggatgtaataattccgcaggtctatgcatattgttaccatacctttgacatttgtcacatttggccacgaaaccttctacttcttttttcattttaggccagtaataacctgccctaattaaggttcttaccaatgaccttcctcctgcgtgattcccgcaatgtccctcgtgtatttctttcATTACATACTCCATTTGTGAAGGTACGAGGCATCTTTCTaggggaccaccgaacattttacgaTACAAATTACCTTGCTTTAAGCAGTATCGAGCAGCCTTCTTTCGAAGCGCATGAGCTTTCTTCTTATCATCAGGGacggtaccatactgcaaaaaagcaacaatctcgttcTTCCAatccaagttaaattattaaaatttacctcattcttatcaggaTCGAGAACTAAATGAAACAAATGTATAACTGAGGCGTTTGCATCGCTTGCCACAtcagctgcagatgcgagattagctagggcgtttgcttcaacattttcatcccttggtatttgtataactttccaggtttgaaattgctttatcaattcccgtaccttttctaagtattgttgcatccttgcttccctagctgcataagtccccagcatttgattaaccatgagttgtgaatcactcttaattataatctgatttattccaagctctcgtgccaattctagacctgcaatcatagcctcatactccgcttcattgttagttatagagtgACATTTAATATCTTGTCGAATGGTCTCACCCATAGGTGGTACTAAGACAATCCCTAAACCTgcaccttttacattagatgagccatcagtgaataaagttcaagttccCAGGTTAGCCCCATTGAatacctgtaattctttttctgcttctaattgcatctCTTGGCTAAAATCGGCGACGAAATCagctaacacttgtgattttatagcagttctaagTTGGTACGTGATTTTGTATTCACTCAACTCTATTGCCtacttagctaacctacctgatagcTCATGCTTATATAATATATTACGTAAAGGGTAGGCAGTTACTACAGcgataggatgacactgaaagtaaggtcttaactttctagatgccatgattaatgcaagtgcaagtttttctaactgaggataccgCATCTCTGCATCtccgcatctaacaaagatttactaacatagtagataggggattgtttaccttgttcttctcggaccaaaacAACGCTTATCGCAACTTCCAAAACAGCAAGGTAAATGAGTAGTCTTTCCCCAGCCTTTCATTTTGCCAgcaaaggtggatttgataagtacgttttcaaattcctgagtgcctgttgacattcctcattccattcgaaatgatcctgcttcttaagggctgagaagaatttgaaacacttctctgatgatttagaaatgaatcttcccaaggctgcaattctccctgttaatcattgaacttctttcttgtttgaaagtatatcGGGGATTTCCTCAATGGCCTTGATAtgtgcaggatttacttcaacaccacggttagaaacaagaaaacccaaaaacttgcctggtgcaacgccaaatgcacatttttcgggatttaacttcatattaaatttgcgcaaaattgaaaatgtgtcagataagtgtgatatgtgatcttttgaatactgagttttaacaagcatatcatctatatatacctccatagtctttcctaaatgctcttgaaacattttggtaactaacctctgatacgttgcacctgcattcttcagaccaaagggcattactttataacaataagtccccctgtctgttatgaatgaagtttttcttcatctcccggatccattttaatctgattataacctgaatatgcatctaaaaaacttaatagttcgTGACCTGCAGTTGCATTAATCAATTAatctatgtgtggtagtggaaaagaatctttagggcaggctttattaagatctgtgtaatctacacaaacccgctacttaccgttcttctttggaactacaacagtgttagctaaccagctaggatattttacctcacgaatagaaccaatttttagcaatttttggacttcttcctgaattacctgattcttgaaagttccttgctttcttttcttttgcttgacaggagggtacgatggatcttcatttagtttatggGTCATCACCTTTGGGGGTATTCCTCTCATGTcagaatgggaccaagcaaagcaatccacgttagttttcagaaatttaattaacttacctctcataccttggctaagattggctccaacatagacttttttatcaggccATTGAGCAAATAACACGATAGGCTCTAATTCCTCTATCgttgttttaatattttcattctcttctggttcttgaatggtatcaggccttgaatctacatctgtttgcccttgttcagttgaggtttgtgttgtggtgaCCTCAACTGTCTTATGTGATTGCTATTTACATTCATTTCTCGTGCTTGTATCTGCAACAAAGTTGATAGCCCTGGCTGTATGTTGATCTCCACGAATTTGACAGATTCCCCATggcgatggaaatttaataacttgatgcaaggttgaaggaacaacatccatttcgtggatccatggtctcccaagaatcatgttgtaagccatctccatatctaccaccTGGAATTTTGTATCTTTAACGACTCCTTCAGTGaatgtggtgagtgttacctctcctttcgtgaggacactagaattatcaaatccagatagagtatgcgcctttggtatcactttatcttcagcttgcatctcacgtaatactctCAGTAAAATAATGTTCacagaactacctggatcaatcaaaacttgtttcacattagtatcatgtataattaaagatattaccaatgcgtcgttatgaggggttaatatgccatctgcatctgcatcattGAATGTAATGTTGTCTTCCTCTAAAACATGTCGCACCtgtttcccttgggtaattgttactttggaaattttgttagCTGCAGTATATGATATACCCTTGACGTCTTCACCTCCACTTATAACGTTgacagttcttttgggagaaggtggttttggaggctcctACCTATTCTTCCTGtaagcttgcttgcctttctcactgaacaactcagtaaggtacccttgttttaataaatgatcaacttcactttgtaaaaacctGCAATCTGCTGTGTTATGTCCgtggtcattatgaaactcgcaccaatggtcagggttgcgcctgtttgggttcgatctcatttcctttggccatcgaaccttatctcccatgcttctcaaaacagctacgagctcggagatgctgacgttgaagttgtaaccaCCGAATTcgcttttaaatttttatcatcatctcgtgactcatagTTATTTTGCTCGTTCctgaatcttgatgaagaacctgattctctatttCTTGATCTGTGATCGTACCTTTGATTATCCTGCTTTGACCGTGAATCCTTTCCCACAGGTCCCATgtaaggctcgtacctatttttaccggatCTTTTTTCGGTCTCCGCACGTCTcgaacttaccttttcttctttttgaaatcgtggaacagtatcttcctcaatcctcaatttcgtgctatacctgttataaatatcattccacgttgtagcagggaattctcgaaggctttccttgAGCCTCTTCATAGCTTCCGAGCTTTTTTCgttcaaattacttgtgaaagTTATAGCTGCCCAGTTGTCAGGTACACGCGACAATGTCATTCTTTCTcgttgaaatctgtccacgaattctctaagcagttctgagtccccttgcttgattttgaaaagatcctccattctttttctactttttaagctcccgagtgtgctttgatgaaagaatctgcaagctcaacaaaagaatttatagaattttcgggtaaaagagaataccatgttagcgCTCCTTTGGTGAgcgtttcaccaaattttttgactaatactgattcaatctcctgcttagtcaaatcgttgccttttacaccCATCATGAATGCAGTCACATGATTTCGTGGGTCTGtcgttccatcatattttggaatatcaggcattttgaacttttttggaattgggagtggaGCAGCACTAGTCTTCCAGGGTTGTTGTGAATATCTATCCATatctacccctttgattatgggcggcaccccgggtatctgctctatgcgctcactttgctccttgagctgtttctgcaaggttagtaccaAGTTTTGTAAATTTGAATTAACTAAATTACCTGGTTCTCCATCCTGCGATTCACTGGGGGTTCCACCGTTTACTGAATTAACAAACCCTGAACGAGGGTTCTCCAgagtgttgttatttggagtaGGTGTGGGGGGTATAGTAGGTAACTGGCTAACCAAGGCCTGAACGGCATTATTGACCTGTGCGGTAATAAGTTTTTGCAAAGCCTCATCcatagcttcaacattttcaaattgagccTGTCCATCAGTATGAGATCcctcaggagtgccttcacgagatcgCCGAGGAGAGCCTTGTGGAGAAATAATCAGTGCGTTATTATCCTGAGGGTCTCTCTGAAGGTGTTGGTTTATCTGGTTTTCTTGGTTTCCTTGGATGTTGTCATTTTTGTTCGACAtagttgatgcaacaaggaaagttaagcgaaaagaaaatagattatcagattcctggtaacgaaaccaatttgtttaactaaaaaatgaatttttagtcaaagctagaatttagaagaacacgggttactgataatcaaaagaatgtatAAAAGGACGTAATTTAAGTAGCAagagagtaatcaagagaaaaacaagtaaactAAAGTTTATatcaatagtatttcgtgtccttacaattgatcagatgtctcccttttatagatatcttggagatatacgttttgcccaaatcataatgaggctattatgagtaattaaagacatttaatgctacgttacataatcattatattcaatacaaattttctaacgtattccacatttaatgcctattaaatgccgtatctgcactcttttctattgtcagattcattccttttgattctcggACATAAATAACTTAGATAGGTACGGGTACTGAGTTATTTGTATTTTCGCCTGTGCCTCTTCCTCTGCCATTtactcgtatctgttgcaactcgtgcctcttggctagttgtaattctttgatcatttgaccagtctacgtgttTTGACACGTATTCGTCACAtcacctttatatttaaatacaatttttcccaatacactcATAAATCACAAGGTATCATAATATTTTGTTCCCTTTTTAATGATCTCTCATAGTACTGTGTCGTTATTATTGGTTATTGTTATTGCCTTTTCATCTATATTCTGTCTCTTACGATACTGATATTATTTTTCTTGCTTCGATTGCTGTTACGGATCTATTGTATCTTTCCGTCTTCTTGAGCCGAAAGTCTTTCAGAAACATCCTCtctaaggtctgcgtacacactactctcctcAAACCCCACGTGTGAGATTTTACTAGTTGTTGTTGTCTCTCCCTATAGAAGCCATTACCTTGTTGATGTTATTGTCTGTTGCTACTGTTTCTTTTTGCATCTTTTCTTGAGCCAAAGGTTTATATGAAACAACCTATCTACCTTCTCAAGATAGGGGTAATGTATGCGTACACAATACCCTCCCGAAATCTCACTCGTGTAATCACACtggatttgttattgttgttattctcCCCATAAAAGCCATGAGTATATTAATGTTACTATTTATCCTTGCATACAGGGAACAAGAGCAGTTGAAGCAATAATGCTTGAGTCTCCAGATTTGATGGATTTCACTTTTGAGTACTAAACATTTGAAAAGATGACCAAGCTAAGGATCCTACAAATCAATCACGTTCAGCTGCATGGAAGTTTTCATTATCTACCGAAGTCATTAAAATGTTTGTTTTGGCACTATTGTCCAATGAAATACATACCATCTGATTTTTATCTGGAGAGTATTGTTCTTCTCGACATGGCTTATAGTAATTTCGAAGAATTCCGAGCACCTTTGAAGGTTTGACATTACTTCTGacataatttcaaaatttattattctttggaagcttaaaaacaaaacaaaaaaacttaTGTCCAttcttttttgttcattttttttttggatacaGTATTTCAAGTGTTTAAAGAAATTGATATTCAGCTATTGTGAGAACCTCAAGATATCTCCCAAGTTTGCTGGTTTACATCTTCTTGAGGAATTATCCTTTAGTGGTTGTCTAAATTTGATGGGGTTAGACTCAACAATTGGAGATTTGGAGAGACTTTGTAGTCTCAATTTGACATCTTGTTGTAACATATGGAAACTTCCAGATAGAATCTGTGATTTAAAATCACTTGAAATCCTGATCCTCGACGGTTGCTCAAAACTGAAAGAATTGCCTGATGATTTGGGCAAGTTGGAATGTCTAAGAGAAGTGCATGCCGCGGCCACAGCTCTCACATTCAAAGAACTTGGAGATGCTATTGCTATGACAAGACTACTAGCTTATTGTTGGGTGTGTGAACGAAGTCCCACAtgaaaattagaaaagaaaaataagctaCTTATAAGGAGTTGAATACTCTTAATGGTGTGAAGCCTTTTAGGGAAAATTATGAAGCTTTGCCCAAAGTGAACAATATCACACCTTATTAAGAGTATTTTAGGTTGTTTTAGCCTAACAAGACTGTTTTAGGCGCGGAAACAATCTCTTTGTAAAAATGTCAAGGTATGCTGCATAGAGCATACTGAAGAACCTCAGCTGGGAAGCAGTTCATGTGCGTGTAAGCCATATTGAAATCTAGACTAGAGCCACCATTCCCTCACTGTATGAACATGCACTACCTTTACACTAGTGACTATATACTTAGAAACAAATGTTGATAAGAAAGAGCAATTTCAGTTCAGACCACCAGCATAGTTTCAAGATTTAATATTCAGGGTTTCTTCAAGCAGTTGGCCATGTTGCAAGTAGAGATAATGCAAGATGATAATGAAAATGTTGCATGCCATAAAAAGGGCAAGAGCAATTACAAACAACTATTTTAAGCAACCATCAAAGTCAGCATGCAGATGACACTAAAACATGGGATAAAATATGAGAACTTTTAATCTAGTAAACCAAATTTATCTCCTTATTGGTTAATTCTCAATCAACGAAAAACATTTTCTACCAGCTGACGAGAGGAGCAGTCACTCACTCACTCAGAGTCTTCAACAAAGTAAAGGTGGGATGGTTCAACTGTCCATTGAACTGAATCTAAGACCCTACAACGAACATTGCATAGTGATCTCATCGCCTACTTTAGCACATGATTGCCACATCATCTAGATCCCTCGCACACTGATTTAAGCAGCCGGATGAATGGCCTGTTCAAGAAACAAGGTGTCTGCCATTCTTATCATACTGgttaaatacaaagataatccCATCTAAGCATTACACAAGAAACCAAATCTAAGACAAGCTATGTACTTACTAGCACCAACAAATCGATACTAAGCTCCAAAATGCAGTTGATTGCATGATCACATTAATAAGCCAGATCACATTTGTCCTCAATATGCATAGCCTGACCAACAAGGCCATCAAAATTGTCGGTGGACTAACCTGAAGCACAATAAACTCTTGCTGCTATGTAGGTTCAGAAACTCCTATGTTCCTCCAAACTACATAGGGACCTCTGTTTTGGAATTCACATGGTTGAAAACCAGTTAATGCCTTTCCCATGAGGGCCATGGCAGCAATGCTTGGGAACTGCTTCTTCCGAAAATCATTAACTTCCAACTTTGAGCCTCGAGACTTACAAACTACCACTGGTTGAGGCCTCTTTTGTGCAGTAGCATCCCTATTATGAAGCCACCTTCGCATCCAAGACTGTGAAGTCAATAACTCTAAATTTTTCTTCATAACATTTATAGATGAAGAGACACTGTTGCTAGCTAAGGCTGGAGGTCTATCAAGAGCCATCAATTCTTCACCATGGAGTTTACCAGCTGTGAGTTCTGAGCCGCTTATAGTAACTTTAGTAATTTTGTTTAGAAATTTGTTTGCTTTCTCATGAGATGTATTCCCTGAAAGGTTAGCGCTTTTTGTTCCAACAGAAAATGAGCCAGAAGCACTAATTTTGAGGCGCTTGACCCATCTGCCACCTGGTTCCTGTTCAAGCAGAACGACAGGGGAGAAATCGGCTTTCAATGAACTTGCCTGCTCATTATGGCCAAGGAGTGATCTCAAATCCAGACTTCGAGTTCTGGAAGAAGTTGGCTCCAAATTATCAATCGGAGCAGGAGGCTCCAAGTTCATGTCAGGTATAACGTTTTTACATCCAATTTCTTTTCTGGGACAGCCAAGTGCAAGATGAGTAGGTGCATTTTGCTCCATTTCATTCTCCTGCAAGATATCATTGGGTCAACATCAAAACGGACTTATTATTGCTTGAGCTCTTACTCTACTCAATATGTCAAACGTGAAACCAACAGCACCATTTCCAAGAGTACAGTTTTGTTGAAACATTTGGAGTTACACTAAGAAGATCACAGAAGATATGCCAGTTTTTCTCGCATTGTACAAGGAATAAGAGTGAGAATACCAGCTAGAACAACTCAGTTTCCTCAAAATGTTATATGGTTTAGCTTATCAGACAATAACTGCAGCCAACTTTTAAAACTCATTCCCATATATACTTGGTATTTATCAGGTAGATTGGAAGAATTGGGAGTTCCTATCGATAATAAACCGAAGAAAACTTGATATCATAATATGACTATTTTTACATTAACCACCAACCTAAACTAGAAATTAGAATGTTCAAAGGACAGTGAGAATACCTGCTTTAGTGGGGAAGAAGTCATACCTGCAAAAGTCATAAGAAAGGCAAATTAGTTAAACAAGTAAAAGTCAGTGTAGCAACAATATATACGAGACTAAAGCTTAGAAAgatctttcattttttttcccgCTTGGTAGGTTAGAATTTTAGAGACCATGACCATAAcaaattttaaagaagatttttGCACCAGTTTTACGTTAGTAAAGTGCTTTAATCAAGACCTTTTAGACATAGTTCAGACCAGTACATACCACAAAGATGGTTCTTTTCCAAAAAcacatccattttcatggtatCAGTTTCAGCTGAACAATTCATTCTTCAACATTACTTCAGAAGGCTTACTGTCTTcagtatgtttcttttccttcaCTAGCTGCAGAACTTCCCAGCAGATTGTATCTTcggtttttcttttggttattaCCAAAAGGTAGAGATTGGCTGTCATGATCAATTAATGTTGTTTTACCATTAACTTCACTCCATATCCTTGCTTTACCAATGTCTTTTCTCTCTTCACACTGATTAACATCAGTCTTTTTCACGATTAAACAACTGTGGGTTGTCTGAGAAATGCAGAGATAATATCCAGTCAATACGGTTACAGAGTCCAATGCAGTGCCTATTCTCATTGTCTCAACATAATGCATAGAATATGATAGTTTTTGTGGATGGTAATGCCAAGTTTCTCTAATACCAACAACTTAAGTCTTTTGATTTGGTTACCTGGGGAGGACTACATTCACTCGCAAACAATCCAATAACAGAATGATCCGGTATTCTGTGGAACTGTTCTCCACCAAATTCTGGGAGATGTTTGCTGCTTGTAGAGGGTACATTTTGCAAGAATGTACCGCTCTGCCTCATCTGACAAAAGCATGAGCTTGTCCAAATTCAGAGGAGTCTGAAATGTAGCTTCAAGCTGAGTATAACAATCCATGGATGAAGCTTCACTTGCAAAATGAGCTATTGGAAAAGGTGTGCAACTTCTCCTTGTGGAAAATGTAACCATACCAGAGCAAGAGTTGGGGTCAAGTTGAGGCTTTAATGCTAGAATGCCACAAGTTTCCTGGCCTATTTCAAGAGATGAACTACTTTACACCATTTCTATGTGGATAACTAGATAAAGATGGAAATTCGGAAAGGACACCCAAAGAATTAACTAGATAAGTATTGAGTTGAAGGCTACAGAACAGAACCAAAATCAACAATGAACAGCACCAAATTAAAAGATGTGACATATAACATATTGTAAGAAGGGATTCGAGTAAAAACGTCATCCTGATACAACAGATCCTAAAATATGTAGGGATCGATTATGAATCCTCTGTAACTATTCCACTCTATTCAAGGCCACTCATATTGCAGCAACAAGGTAAATAAAGAGAAGTCTCTCCTTAAAATTCCAAGCAATTGTTGAACACATATTCAATGAAAACATGCAGCCCAGATCAGAAAGAAAGAAACTTGATGTTGATCCTCATATGGCAAATGGCAACAATGAGTTATTTATGGGCTAAGCGCAACGAGTAAAGTATAACCTCATATTCAGAGATAGCATATGTATCAATAACCAATAGAAAATTCCAGGATACCTACATAGCAAACAACTCCAATATGCACAATTAGTAACCTCTCAATAATaacatccctatataacaacCATTCACTATAGCAACCTAGTTTATCTCAAAACCggtttttatgttatattttacctctctataacagctttctacctataacaacaacaaccaacttTATGACAGTACCGTCCTTGTAAAATTACCCCTCTATAACAGCCATATAGATTTTCTACGATTATtactaataataattctaaatatttttataactTTAATGTACAacctataataaaaatatattatattaaggATGTTAGTACGTTCCATGAAAACATGCATATcatacattttttattttgaagatcTACAAATGATAT is a genomic window containing:
- the LOC107808647 gene encoding protein PHOTOPERIODIC CONTROL OF HYPOCOTYL 1 isoform X1, giving the protein MNCSAETDTMKMDVFLEKNHLCGMTSSPLKQENEMEQNAPTHLALGCPRKEIGCKNVIPDMNLEPPAPIDNLEPTSSRTRSLDLRSLLGHNEQASSLKADFSPVVLLEQEPGGRWVKRLKISASGSFSVGTKSANLSGNTSHEKANKFLNKITKVTISGSELTAGKLHGEELMALDRPPALASNSVSSSINVMKKNLELLTSQSWMRRWLHNRDATAQKRPQPVVVCKSRGSKLEVNDFRKKQFPSIAAMALMGKALTGFQPCEFQNRGPYVVWRNIGVSEPT
- the LOC107808647 gene encoding protein PHOTOPERIODIC CONTROL OF HYPOCOTYL 1 isoform X2, giving the protein MTSSPLKQENEMEQNAPTHLALGCPRKEIGCKNVIPDMNLEPPAPIDNLEPTSSRTRSLDLRSLLGHNEQASSLKADFSPVVLLEQEPGGRWVKRLKISASGSFSVGTKSANLSGNTSHEKANKFLNKITKVTISGSELTAGKLHGEELMALDRPPALASNSVSSSINVMKKNLELLTSQSWMRRWLHNRDATAQKRPQPVVVCKSRGSKLEVNDFRKKQFPSIAAMALMGKALTGFQPCEFQNRGPYVVWRNIGVSEPT